The following proteins are encoded in a genomic region of Acidobacteriota bacterium:
- a CDS encoding glycosyltransferase family 2 protein, translating to MINTAEQIVFWVSLAGLAYVYAGYPLLVYLVSLAFPRSLKRGEIEPAVTVLITAFNEEAAIRAEIENTLRLDYPADRLEIMVASDGSTDATDEIVKEFADRGVRLFRQEGRVGKTETQNNAVARSTGEIILFSDATTEYESDVLRKLLPAFADETVGCVAGRLIYVDDASTNVGKGARSYWNYETFIKSAESNACSLIGASGCLYAVRRSAYVAMYAEACSDFLVCTMLYRQGLRSVFEPSAVCFEYTNQRPSDEMRMRVRVISQTYTDLWRNIDMLNPLRSGFYAIELISHKVLRYAVPIMLLALFVSNALLAELSIFFSVIFAAQVLFYLLALVGWVLEKSGVRLRFLVIPLYFVLANLASVIAFFKFISGERVSTWEPIRDTR from the coding sequence ATGATAAACACAGCCGAACAGATCGTGTTTTGGGTAAGCCTCGCGGGGCTGGCGTATGTTTACGCGGGCTATCCGCTGCTCGTGTATCTTGTGAGTCTTGCCTTTCCGCGAAGCCTCAAACGTGGCGAGATCGAACCGGCCGTTACTGTTCTTATCACGGCATTCAACGAAGAGGCGGCGATCAGGGCGGAGATCGAGAACACGCTCAGGCTGGATTATCCGGCCGATAGACTCGAGATAATGGTTGCGTCAGACGGCTCGACCGATGCGACGGATGAGATCGTGAAGGAATTTGCCGATCGCGGCGTCAGACTATTTCGGCAAGAGGGACGTGTCGGCAAGACCGAAACCCAGAATAATGCCGTTGCGAGGTCGACCGGCGAGATCATTTTGTTTTCGGACGCGACCACCGAATATGAAAGCGATGTGCTGCGAAAATTGCTGCCGGCATTTGCGGACGAAACGGTCGGCTGCGTCGCCGGGCGTTTGATCTATGTAGATGACGCGAGTACGAATGTCGGCAAGGGTGCGCGCAGCTATTGGAATTACGAGACGTTTATCAAATCCGCCGAGAGCAATGCGTGTTCGCTGATCGGAGCCTCGGGCTGTCTGTACGCGGTACGGAGATCGGCATATGTGGCGATGTATGCCGAGGCGTGTTCGGATTTTCTGGTTTGTACGATGCTGTACCGGCAGGGACTGAGGAGCGTTTTCGAGCCTTCGGCGGTCTGCTTTGAGTATACCAACCAGCGGCCGAGCGATGAGATGAGGATGCGTGTGCGGGTGATCTCGCAAACGTACACCGATCTTTGGCGAAACATCGATATGCTGAATCCGCTGCGAAGCGGGTTTTATGCGATCGAATTGATCTCGCACAAGGTGCTGCGGTATGCGGTGCCGATCATGCTGCTTGCACTTTTTGTTTCGAACGCCCTTCTCGCTGAGCTCTCGATATTTTTCTCTGTCATTTTTGCTGCACAAGTGTTATTTTATTTATTGGCACTCGTTGGTTGGGTGCTCGAAAAATCAGGCGTCCGCCTAAGGTTTTTGGTCATTCCACTCTATTTCGTTCTCGCAAATCTGGCTTCGGTAATTGCCTTTTTCAAATTCATCAGCGGAGAGCGCGTTTCCACATGGGAACCGATCCGCGACACCCGCTAA
- a CDS encoding long-chain fatty acid--CoA ligase: MPQTIPHYCFESFRRHNKRDALAFKIDDVWNYLNGNEVVERVKRIAMGLAAMGVKAGDRVAIISENRPEWSFVDLAILSLRAVNVPIYTTQAVEQIRFILENSGAKMLFVSGKKLWKHAENAIQSVERLEKLIFFDADSKPEGNSRAISLSDVEAEGDAYRKIDADVIENSLAAIDSKDLATIIYTSGTTGEPKGVMLTHENFVSNIVAVSKSLPIRSTDRSLAVLPLSHIFERTVFYVLCSNGVSIHYCAAFDQIASHLQEVKPTIMTAVPRLFEQVYHKIVKKGKAAGGWKTSLFEWALVVGQEYWAAKDNHGRVSTALAAKHALANRLVFSKWRDGVGGELRFFVSGGAPLSKKLSYAFWAAGIPILQGYGMTEACVTCANRPDDNKVGSIGTPFEGIEMKIGAQDEVLVRGPNVMMGYYNNPEETAKVIDEEGFYHTGDVGYVDMDGHFYITDRLKDLFKLSNGKYVAPLQVESLLKQSPLVSQPVVVGSGRKQVGALIVPDWDALKDEMKAEGHDVSRTREELCEDPQFIKRVQRDAIDLTRELSDYERVKRVYLLPREFSIDKGEMTPTLKIKRNVIDEKYTEAIDEICGS, encoded by the coding sequence CTGCCGCAGACGATACCGCATTATTGTTTTGAGTCGTTTCGGCGGCATAACAAGCGGGATGCCCTTGCGTTCAAGATCGACGACGTTTGGAATTATCTGAACGGAAATGAGGTCGTCGAACGTGTCAAACGGATTGCGATGGGCCTCGCCGCGATGGGCGTAAAGGCCGGCGACCGCGTTGCGATAATTTCTGAGAATCGGCCGGAATGGTCATTCGTCGATCTCGCGATCCTCAGTTTGCGGGCGGTCAACGTTCCGATATACACCACCCAAGCCGTTGAGCAGATCAGATTTATCCTCGAAAATTCGGGTGCCAAGATGCTTTTCGTCTCAGGCAAAAAGCTGTGGAAACACGCCGAAAATGCGATCCAGAGCGTCGAGCGGCTCGAGAAGCTGATCTTCTTTGACGCTGACAGCAAACCGGAGGGCAATAGCCGAGCTATCTCACTCTCCGATGTCGAAGCCGAGGGAGACGCCTATCGAAAGATCGACGCTGATGTGATCGAAAATTCGCTTGCCGCGATCGACAGCAAAGACCTCGCTACCATCATTTACACCTCCGGCACGACCGGCGAACCAAAAGGCGTGATGCTGACGCACGAGAATTTTGTCTCAAATATCGTCGCCGTCTCAAAGAGCCTGCCGATACGTTCGACCGACCGGAGCCTGGCTGTTTTGCCGCTCTCGCATATTTTCGAACGCACCGTTTTTTACGTGCTTTGTTCTAACGGCGTGTCGATACATTATTGCGCAGCGTTCGATCAGATCGCCTCGCATCTGCAAGAGGTCAAACCGACCATCATGACCGCGGTGCCGCGGCTTTTCGAGCAGGTCTATCACAAGATCGTCAAGAAAGGGAAAGCAGCCGGTGGTTGGAAGACGAGCCTGTTTGAATGGGCGTTGGTCGTCGGACAAGAATATTGGGCGGCGAAAGACAATCACGGCCGCGTGTCGACGGCATTGGCGGCGAAACACGCTCTTGCCAATCGCCTCGTATTCTCAAAATGGCGTGACGGCGTTGGCGGCGAGCTTCGATTCTTTGTGTCAGGCGGGGCTCCGTTATCCAAGAAATTATCGTACGCGTTTTGGGCGGCCGGAATACCTATTCTGCAAGGTTACGGTATGACCGAGGCCTGCGTGACATGTGCCAACCGGCCCGACGACAACAAGGTCGGATCGATCGGAACCCCGTTCGAAGGCATCGAAATGAAGATCGGAGCACAGGACGAGGTGTTGGTTCGCGGGCCTAACGTAATGATGGGTTACTACAACAACCCCGAAGAAACCGCCAAAGTTATCGACGAAGAAGGCTTTTACCATACGGGCGATGTCGGATATGTGGACATGGACGGCCATTTTTACATCACGGACCGTCTGAAGGACCTGTTCAAATTATCAAACGGCAAATATGTTGCGCCTCTGCAGGTCGAGAGTCTGCTCAAGCAAAGCCCGCTCGTATCGCAGCCGGTCGTTGTCGGTTCGGGCCGTAAACAGGTCGGTGCACTAATCGTGCCGGATTGGGATGCTCTAAAGGACGAGATGAAAGCCGAGGGCCACGACGTGTCACGAACCCGCGAAGAGCTTTGTGAGGATCCGCAGTTCATCAAGCGCGTTCAGCGAGACGCGATAGACCTTACCCGAGAACTCTCCGATTACGAACGCGTCAAACGCGTCTATCTGCTGCCCCGTGAATTCTCGATCGACAAAGGCGAAATGACGCCGACGCTCAAGATCAAACGCAACGTCATCGACGAAAAATATACCGAAGCCATCGACGAGATCTGCGGTTCCTAG
- a CDS encoding O-antigen ligase family protein, whose product MANTASRTNKFDLAKRFTVVCAFILGACALGYGMVVAGDGPSSKIVGIGVLLSVALGGAAAILFELPWILAIRYAFIGSFFFKGDLSLFKINEVEDPSGLNLSLTLFTAVILIAYDHFADGDRESVLPSAFLYLAGGLFICAAASILLAGPTLLGGFSLLSVLTSILIAYAVASHFGTRERLIELTIGIAVGVLFTGVVALSQFALDFPSNLPNFGTGTDEELLGTQAELLSRVPAFLRTPTEMAWVMSSLIPIVLTPLLCRVKSFGSYQKTLLAIGALAGTIAVILSLARGSWVGIIAAIPLMIVFGWFRLSAHEKKPYFVSVATAIFLTCLMLSPFAGKIYDRLTEDDQGSAQIRLPLMETALRMIDDNPLVGVGLNSYRANMTRYDETAIFVSQVFPNPVHNIFAHITAEIGIPGGILFCLLILYSFYECYRSSSSSDRLLYALSIGLAAGMIAFVISGTKEPGSLGSVRPPVRTCFFMFGTIFALSRVVRRSNLLAER is encoded by the coding sequence GTGGCCAATACCGCATCACGAACCAACAAATTTGATCTTGCCAAGCGATTCACCGTCGTCTGTGCATTTATCCTGGGCGCGTGCGCACTCGGCTACGGCATGGTCGTTGCCGGTGATGGGCCGAGTTCAAAGATAGTCGGCATCGGTGTTTTACTTTCCGTTGCCCTCGGCGGTGCTGCCGCGATCCTGTTTGAACTGCCGTGGATACTAGCGATCCGATACGCCTTTATTGGGTCATTCTTTTTCAAAGGAGATCTGAGCCTCTTCAAGATCAACGAGGTAGAAGATCCGTCCGGCCTTAATTTGTCGCTCACATTGTTCACGGCAGTGATCCTTATTGCATACGATCACTTTGCGGACGGCGATCGCGAAAGCGTACTGCCTTCGGCGTTTCTCTATCTCGCCGGCGGTCTTTTTATTTGCGCGGCGGCATCGATACTTTTGGCAGGCCCCACGCTGCTTGGCGGTTTCTCATTGTTGTCCGTTTTGACGTCGATACTGATCGCCTATGCGGTCGCATCGCATTTCGGCACGCGTGAGAGGCTGATCGAACTTACGATCGGAATTGCGGTCGGGGTATTGTTCACAGGAGTCGTCGCCCTTTCACAATTCGCCCTCGATTTTCCGTCAAACCTGCCCAATTTCGGCACCGGCACCGACGAAGAACTGCTTGGCACACAGGCCGAACTTCTGTCGCGTGTGCCGGCGTTCCTTAGAACACCTACCGAGATGGCGTGGGTCATGAGTTCACTGATCCCAATTGTACTTACCCCGCTCCTCTGCCGAGTAAAGTCATTCGGATCGTATCAAAAGACGCTGTTGGCGATCGGAGCATTGGCGGGCACGATAGCCGTAATTCTATCGCTTGCACGCGGCAGTTGGGTCGGGATAATAGCCGCGATACCGCTAATGATCGTGTTTGGGTGGTTTCGGCTATCCGCACATGAAAAGAAGCCGTATTTTGTATCGGTCGCAACGGCTATATTTCTGACATGTTTGATGTTAAGTCCGTTCGCCGGAAAGATCTACGACCGCTTGACCGAAGACGATCAAGGCTCGGCTCAGATACGTTTGCCTTTGATGGAAACAGCTCTAAGGATGATCGACGACAATCCGCTCGTAGGCGTCGGTCTCAATAGCTATCGGGCGAATATGACTCGGTACGACGAGACCGCCATTTTTGTGTCGCAGGTCTTTCCAAATCCGGTTCACAACATATTTGCGCACATCACCGCCGAGATCGGAATTCCGGGCGGCATACTATTTTGCCTGCTGATCCTCTATTCGTTTTATGAATGCTACCGATCTTCATCAAGCAGCGATCGGCTGCTCTATGCATTGTCGATCGGATTAGCGGCTGGAATGATCGCGTTCGTTATCTCGGGCACAAAGGAGCCCGGTTCGCTTGGCTCGGTGCGGCCGCCGGTCAGAACTTGTTTCTTTATGTTCGGAACGATCTTCGCGCTAAGCCGTGTCGTTCGCCGTTCGAATTTACTTGCAGAACGCTAG
- a CDS encoding polysaccharide biosynthesis/export family protein — protein MRPTFSVIVAAVIFGLLTLPTNAQVKEPETGLAPALYQIQPGDKISLKFFSNPELNEPAIVVRPDGFISAQLIDDIKAGGRTVAELKKELELQYNEILLTPMISVSVIDFVQPRIYVGGQINKPGRYDLREAKTVVQAVFLAGGFTRDARRSMVIHARPDGKGDWKIQTANVMNILNQKGTDRDLTLQDGDYVFVPDSKMSQFNRAVEAFRGLLPSFL, from the coding sequence ATGCGCCCAACTTTTTCTGTGATCGTTGCCGCGGTCATTTTCGGCCTTTTGACCTTGCCGACGAACGCGCAGGTCAAGGAGCCGGAGACCGGCTTAGCTCCGGCTTTGTACCAAATTCAGCCGGGCGACAAGATCAGCCTTAAGTTCTTTTCCAACCCCGAACTGAACGAACCGGCGATAGTCGTTCGCCCCGACGGATTTATAAGCGCCCAATTGATCGACGATATCAAGGCCGGCGGACGCACCGTCGCGGAACTGAAAAAAGAACTTGAGCTCCAATACAACGAAATTCTGCTTACTCCGATGATATCGGTATCGGTCATCGATTTCGTACAGCCGCGCATTTACGTCGGCGGTCAGATAAATAAGCCCGGACGTTACGACCTGAGGGAAGCAAAGACCGTTGTCCAAGCGGTTTTCCTTGCCGGCGGATTCACGCGCGATGCTCGCCGCTCGATGGTCATTCATGCGAGGCCGGACGGCAAAGGCGATTGGAAGATCCAGACGGCAAATGTGATGAACATTCTCAATCAAAAAGGAACTGATCGCGACCTGACGCTTCAGGACGGCGATTATGTTTTCGTTCCGGATTCGAAAATGTCCCAATTCAACAGGGCTGTCGAAGCATTTAGAGGACTGCTGCCAAGCTTTCTGTGA
- a CDS encoding sugar transferase, producing the protein MKERLRASLLFLYRILDLSALSFALWISFKYGGPIGMDYVMLAVYAPTFDSVLFFGGVFASWIFMLSSFWLYRSKRLASLSDELTDVFRAVVFATLILATLILLAEWSIFPKRFLVIFAFVSFVLLFSIRLLKRTLLQQFRLHGRNLRSVVVIGAGPRGRKLVDLIDEHPEIGYQFLGFIDDLKGPGVIGKLSDIPKILAQNVIDEVIICLPIKSYYEQIQSITAAAEEQGITVRIYSDLFNLNLSRAVAGEIGQAPILSIYASRLTDWQAFVKSSIDFAGGLVLLVVLSPVMLVIALMIKLTSPGPVFFVQERVGLNKRRFNMFKFRTMVADAPARQAELEKLNEADGPVFKIKNDPRVTKLGVWLRKTSLDELPQLFNILLGDLSLVGPRPLPERDFQRFDKHWFNRRFSVKPGITCIWQISGRSETSFDKWIIQDLEYIEKWSLALDLKILFKTVPTVLRGTGAM; encoded by the coding sequence ATGAAAGAAAGACTCAGAGCATCATTGCTTTTTCTGTATCGAATACTAGATCTCTCTGCACTTAGCTTTGCATTGTGGATCTCATTCAAATACGGTGGGCCGATCGGTATGGACTACGTCATGCTCGCTGTCTATGCGCCGACGTTTGACAGCGTTTTGTTCTTCGGCGGAGTATTTGCGAGCTGGATTTTCATGCTCTCTTCATTTTGGCTTTACCGCTCAAAGAGGCTGGCGAGTCTGAGTGATGAATTGACCGATGTGTTTCGAGCGGTAGTCTTCGCAACACTGATCCTGGCTACATTGATCCTGCTGGCTGAGTGGTCCATATTTCCGAAACGGTTCTTAGTTATCTTCGCGTTCGTGTCATTTGTTCTGCTTTTTTCGATCCGATTGCTGAAGCGTACGCTTCTGCAGCAGTTTAGGCTTCACGGCCGCAATTTGCGCTCGGTCGTCGTTATCGGTGCCGGGCCGAGGGGCCGCAAGCTTGTCGATCTGATCGATGAGCATCCGGAAATCGGCTATCAATTTCTGGGATTTATCGACGATCTAAAGGGACCGGGCGTGATAGGCAAATTATCTGACATTCCCAAGATCCTTGCACAGAATGTGATCGACGAGGTCATAATCTGCCTTCCGATCAAATCGTACTACGAGCAGATACAGTCGATCACGGCAGCGGCCGAGGAACAAGGCATTACCGTTAGGATCTACTCCGACCTTTTCAACCTGAATCTCTCACGGGCGGTCGCCGGCGAGATCGGCCAGGCTCCGATCCTCTCGATATATGCTTCGCGATTGACCGATTGGCAGGCATTCGTAAAAAGCTCCATCGACTTTGCCGGAGGCCTTGTTTTGCTGGTTGTCTTATCGCCCGTGATGCTGGTCATCGCTTTAATGATCAAATTGACGTCGCCGGGGCCCGTTTTCTTTGTTCAGGAACGCGTCGGTCTGAACAAACGGCGATTCAATATGTTCAAGTTCCGTACGATGGTCGCGGACGCTCCTGCACGGCAGGCCGAACTGGAAAAACTTAACGAAGCCGACGGCCCGGTATTTAAGATCAAGAACGATCCTCGCGTGACCAAACTCGGCGTTTGGCTCCGAAAGACCAGCCTCGACGAATTGCCGCAGCTATTCAATATTCTCCTCGGCGACCTATCGCTCGTCGGTCCGCGGCCGCTGCCCGAACGTGATTTCCAACGCTTTGATAAACACTGGTTCAATCGGCGTTTCAGCGTAAAACCGGGCATCACATGTATCTGGCAGATATCAGGACGCAGTGAGACGAGCTTCGATAAATGGATCATCCAGGATCTCGAATATATCGAGAAATGGTCACTGGCCCTCGACCTCAAGATCTTGTTCAAAACGGTCCCGACCGTGCTCCGCGGAACCGGTGCAATGTAA
- a CDS encoding glycosyltransferase family 2 protein, whose translation MIVVNDGSPDTVGFERAIRSHLQDIVYIKQPNLGAGAARNTAIRHARGEIIAFLDGDDLWLPDFLASQIAFLGKGYDMVYCDAQQFGMRSVLRKTFMESAPSSGEVTAASLLDFRCNVITSGTVALKTAIVAAGLFEPERARAHDFHLWVRMAKKGSKIGYQEKVLLKYRVHLDSLSGDSVSRVEREIDVFDRVRKSIELNAEETEILERRLSLLQGDLHVECGKAFLLKEEFLNAREAFAEANRHRRSWKLTGITLLARFAPRLLLNHYRTHRSDDIQFVPGAAPSRRTT comes from the coding sequence ATAATCGTCGTCAATGACGGTTCGCCCGATACGGTCGGTTTCGAACGGGCAATACGGTCGCATCTTCAGGACATCGTTTACATCAAACAGCCGAATCTGGGAGCCGGGGCCGCACGCAATACGGCGATCCGTCATGCCCGCGGCGAGATAATCGCGTTTCTGGACGGCGATGACCTTTGGCTGCCGGACTTTTTGGCGTCACAGATCGCCTTTCTCGGCAAAGGCTATGACATGGTCTACTGCGACGCACAGCAGTTCGGTATGCGTTCGGTTCTGCGTAAGACGTTCATGGAATCGGCTCCGTCATCAGGCGAGGTGACAGCGGCGTCGCTGCTTGATTTCAGGTGCAATGTCATCACGTCGGGGACCGTCGCGTTAAAAACGGCGATCGTCGCGGCCGGTTTGTTTGAGCCGGAACGGGCCAGGGCTCACGATTTTCACCTTTGGGTGCGAATGGCGAAAAAGGGATCTAAGATCGGTTATCAGGAAAAGGTCTTGCTCAAATACCGCGTGCATCTCGACAGCTTGTCGGGCGACTCGGTCAGCCGAGTGGAGCGTGAGATCGACGTCTTTGACCGCGTCCGAAAGTCGATCGAGTTGAACGCAGAGGAGACCGAAATACTCGAGCGGCGGTTGAGTTTGCTGCAGGGCGACCTGCATGTCGAATGCGGCAAGGCGTTTCTGCTGAAAGAAGAGTTTTTGAACGCACGCGAGGCTTTTGCAGAGGCGAACCGCCATCGCAGATCGTGGAAATTGACCGGCATCACTTTGCTAGCACGGTTCGCTCCGCGATTATTATTGAACCACTACCGCACGCATCGGAGCGACGATATTCAGTTTGTGCCGGGTGCGGCGCCTTCACGGAGAACGACGTAA
- a CDS encoding oligosaccharide flippase family protein, whose translation MSDAGETTQSLRSQSAWLLAAKVIGFGFSFVLPLLIVRYLAKDAVGTYREAFQVIANAIVILPLGFSMSAYYFLARETERRGAAILNILVFNFVVGGLACLVLQLYPQMIGGIFRSDELTALTPMIGVVIWIWIFSTFLETVAIANQEARVATGFIILAQFSKTLLMGTAVFAFATVEAFIYAAMIQGVIQTAILFWYLRSRFPGFWLKFDAGFFWEQMRYALPFGLAGILWMAQNDVHNYFVGYKFSSADYAIYAYGCFEVPLIAMLSESVTSVLIPRMNKLQNAGDRDEMIRLTARASQKLALFYFPIYVFLMITAKTFIITLFTEEYAASADIFVINITMLPFMVIITDPILRSYKELGRLFLLLRIFVLTALIAVLYYGLGSFSLTMMITVAVKAILIEKFVAETMIIKKLGLGWQHLPLLKNVGKTAIISIAAGIATYFVYEYIHVDMLKLGERFAESAFSTTKLSILNFVGGGLVLLISSLVYLPIYLILANLWGVIEDDEKQTLRKILAKVIPGRRTTPVIETQS comes from the coding sequence ATGAGTGACGCAGGCGAGACAACGCAATCTCTCAGATCGCAGAGTGCCTGGCTGTTAGCAGCTAAGGTGATCGGCTTTGGGTTTAGCTTTGTCCTGCCGCTGCTGATCGTCAGGTATCTGGCAAAGGATGCTGTCGGCACATACCGAGAAGCGTTTCAGGTGATCGCCAACGCGATCGTTATCCTGCCGCTCGGTTTTTCGATGAGTGCCTATTATTTTCTGGCTCGCGAGACCGAGCGTCGCGGTGCGGCGATCCTAAATATCCTCGTATTCAATTTCGTAGTCGGTGGCCTCGCGTGCCTTGTTCTTCAGCTTTATCCGCAGATGATCGGCGGAATTTTCCGGAGTGACGAACTCACCGCACTTACGCCAATGATCGGCGTCGTCATTTGGATATGGATCTTTTCGACCTTTCTCGAAACGGTCGCGATCGCTAATCAGGAAGCCCGAGTGGCGACCGGTTTTATCATTCTCGCTCAGTTCAGCAAAACGCTGCTGATGGGAACGGCAGTTTTCGCATTTGCGACCGTCGAGGCGTTCATTTATGCGGCGATGATCCAGGGCGTGATACAGACAGCGATCCTGTTCTGGTATCTGCGATCCCGCTTTCCGGGGTTTTGGCTTAAATTCGATGCTGGCTTCTTTTGGGAGCAGATGCGATACGCACTTCCGTTCGGGCTAGCAGGGATCTTGTGGATGGCGCAGAATGACGTCCACAATTACTTTGTCGGATATAAGTTCTCTTCGGCGGACTATGCGATATATGCATACGGATGTTTTGAAGTACCGCTGATCGCAATGTTGTCCGAATCGGTCACGTCGGTGCTGATCCCCCGCATGAACAAACTCCAGAATGCCGGCGACCGCGACGAGATGATACGTCTGACCGCCCGGGCTTCGCAAAAATTGGCGTTGTTCTATTTTCCGATCTATGTGTTCCTGATGATCACGGCAAAGACGTTCATCATCACGCTGTTTACGGAAGAATACGCAGCAAGCGCCGATATCTTTGTCATAAATATCACAATGCTTCCATTCATGGTGATAATCACCGATCCGATCCTAAGGTCGTATAAAGAGCTCGGACGGCTATTCTTATTATTGCGGATATTTGTGCTGACGGCGTTGATCGCGGTGCTCTATTACGGCCTTGGGTCGTTCAGCCTGACGATGATGATCACGGTTGCGGTCAAGGCCATCTTGATCGAAAAATTTGTCGCCGAAACGATGATCATCAAGAAGCTGGGCCTCGGCTGGCAGCATTTGCCGCTGCTTAAGAATGTTGGCAAGACGGCCATCATCAGTATCGCTGCCGGCATCGCCACGTACTTTGTTTACGAATATATCCATGTAGATATGTTGAAGCTCGGCGAACGTTTTGCGGAGTCGGCATTTTCGACTACCAAACTGAGCATACTTAATTTCGTCGGCGGCGGGCTTGTGCTGCTAATCTCGAGCCTAGTGTATTTGCCGATCTATTTGATCCTGGCAAACCTCTGGGGAGTGATCGAAGATGACGAAAAGCAGACCCTTAGGAAGATATTGGCAAAGGTCATTCCGGGCCGCCGCACCACTCCGGTGATCGAAACGCAGAGCTGA
- a CDS encoding superoxide dismutase, whose amino-acid sequence MKKLSRREAVTGVLAAGAGLLAFNGETSAMQEAVPPAFGGKHLPRPLPFDPTKLKGISEKLIRSHHENNYTGAVKALNVVEQRLFALKKEKDLPAYIYGDLKRQELIRTGSIVMHENYFANLGGNGKADGNAKKLIEKGWGSYEAWESEFKMTGNSLSGGSGWTVLAYNQHTKELHNYWSSDHATHAPFTVPLLVLDMYEHAYQMDYGAAAAKYVDAFMTNVNWDEVNRRVEALKL is encoded by the coding sequence ATGAAAAAACTATCAAGGCGGGAAGCGGTGACCGGTGTTTTGGCGGCAGGAGCAGGTTTGTTGGCATTCAACGGAGAGACATCGGCGATGCAGGAAGCGGTGCCGCCGGCGTTTGGCGGCAAGCATTTGCCGAGGCCTCTGCCGTTTGACCCAACCAAGCTGAAGGGCATCTCGGAGAAACTGATCCGCTCGCATCACGAGAACAACTACACTGGTGCCGTCAAGGCTCTCAACGTGGTCGAGCAGCGGCTTTTCGCTCTCAAAAAGGAAAAAGACCTGCCGGCATACATCTACGGCGATCTGAAACGGCAAGAGCTGATCCGTACCGGTTCGATCGTGATGCACGAAAACTATTTTGCCAATCTCGGCGGCAACGGCAAGGCCGACGGCAATGCCAAAAAGCTGATCGAGAAAGGCTGGGGCAGCTACGAAGCATGGGAATCTGAGTTCAAGATGACCGGCAATTCGCTTTCCGGCGGCTCGGGCTGGACCGTGCTCGCCTACAATCAGCACACGAAAGAACTCCACAACTACTGGTCGTCCGACCACGCGACGCACGCTCCGTTCACGGTCCCGCTGCTCGTGCTCGATATGTATGAGCATGCTTACCAAATGGACTACGGTGCGGCTGCTGCAAAATACGTCGATGCATTTATGACCAATGTGAATTGGGACGAGGTGAATAGACGAGTGGAAGCTCTGAAACTGTGA